The genomic interval GAGGTCGTGCGTCCCGCTGATGTGGCCGCCGCCCTAGCCGAGCATCCCGAGGCGCGCGGCGTGATCGTCACGCAGTCCGAGACCTCGACCGGAGTGCTCAACGACGTCGAGGCTATCGGCAAGATCGTCGGCCCGATGGAAGAGGTCGTGCTCATCGTCGACTCGATCACCGGCATCGGTGCTGTCGAGTGCAAGACCGACGAGTGGGGCCTGGACGTCGTGATGACCGGCTCGCAGAAGGGTCTCATGCTCCCGCCGGGCCTGGCTGCCTGCACGGTCTCCAAGAAGGCATGGAAGGCGTACGAGAGAAGCACCCTGCCGAAGTTCTACTTCGACTGGATGAGCTATCAGAAGAACGTCGCCAAGGACACGACGCCGTTCACGCCTGCGGTCACGTTGGTTCTCGGCCTCAATGAGTCGCTCAAGATGATTCGCGAAGAGGGCCTGGACAACGTCATCAAGCGTCACTCTAAGCTCGCCGAGGCCACCCGCAAAGGTGCCGAGGCACTCGGCATGAAGCTCTTCGCGCCGGCCGAGGGCCGCGGAAGCGCCGTCACGCCGGTCTGGGTGCCTGAGGGCATCGACGGCAAGAAGATCGTCAGCGTCATGAAGAACAAGTACGGCGTCACCATCGCCGGGGGTCAGGACGACTACGTGGGCAAGATCATCCGCATCGGTCACCTCGGCTACTTTGGCGAGTTTGACATCATCACCACGCTCGCGGCGCTCGAGATGACGCTCGCCGAGTTGGGTTACGAGTTCACGCGTGGCGCCGGAGTCA from Coriobacteriia bacterium carries:
- a CDS encoding alanine--glyoxylate aminotransferase family protein, producing the protein MQKKYLMTPGPTPVPAEVMLKMAAPIIHHRTPDFSAAFAEAITNLKYVFQTEADVLLFACSGTGVMESAIVNCFSAGDTVIVCRNGKFGDRQKKIAEVYGLNVVDLQYGWTEVVRPADVAAALAEHPEARGVIVTQSETSTGVLNDVEAIGKIVGPMEEVVLIVDSITGIGAVECKTDEWGLDVVMTGSQKGLMLPPGLAACTVSKKAWKAYERSTLPKFYFDWMSYQKNVAKDTTPFTPAVTLVLGLNESLKMIREEGLDNVIKRHSKLAEATRKGAEALGMKLFAPAEGRGSAVTPVWVPEGIDGKKIVSVMKNKYGVTIAGGQDDYVGKIIRIGHLGYFGEFDIITTLAALEMTLAELGYEFTRGAGVTAAETVFMEG